The Martelella sp. AD-3 genome includes a region encoding these proteins:
- a CDS encoding YciI family protein, with protein MILISLTYVAPMDAVEKHFDGHIEWLNRHYADGVFVASGRKVPRTGGLIIARGSLDEVRALCEADPFVSEGVARYELTEVDFSRTVAGVEGLKQP; from the coding sequence ATGATCCTGATCTCGCTGACCTATGTTGCGCCGATGGACGCCGTCGAAAAGCATTTCGATGGCCATATCGAATGGCTGAACAGGCACTATGCCGATGGCGTTTTCGTTGCGTCCGGTCGCAAAGTACCCCGCACCGGCGGCCTCATCATTGCCCGCGGCAGTCTTGATGAGGTGCGCGCCCTCTGCGAGGCCGATCCCTTCGTCAGCGAAGGCGTGGCGCGATACGAACTGACCGAGGTCGATTTTTCCAGAACCGTTGCCGGCGTCGAAGGCCTGAAACAGCCATGA
- a CDS encoding DUF3445 domain-containing protein → MTDAATENRPLRLMPYGRAYKPFSIGLSQIATTDWLEAEGDLGRYLDEKRQFLEADPDAIFRAAPDSLAAQQEALELIVRHLGDEHRDTHRLDGAIMSMAGHTVDIADGTMPPLMRAGLLIADDLAVLTRHDGHWHLSAGFIAFPSSWSLAEKAGRPMDEVHADVPGFQGGTRNAAMVTRIFDNLKPDLPAERFNWSFKGSNALAMPVSKHLPEDPFRPVRPIGDNVLRVERQTLRRLPETGAILFTIKIHADPLAMVRRHPENRAIAAAMLKQLDGLTAEERAYKGMKDADIDALSAYLREVLN, encoded by the coding sequence ATGACGGACGCCGCGACCGAGAACCGCCCGCTGCGCCTGATGCCCTATGGCCGCGCCTACAAGCCGTTTTCGATAGGCCTCTCGCAGATTGCGACAACGGACTGGCTGGAGGCGGAGGGTGATCTCGGCCGCTATCTCGACGAGAAGAGACAGTTTCTGGAAGCGGACCCTGACGCAATCTTCCGCGCCGCGCCCGACAGTCTCGCAGCCCAGCAGGAAGCGCTCGAGTTGATTGTCCGCCACCTGGGGGACGAGCATCGCGACACCCACCGGCTCGACGGCGCCATAATGTCGATGGCCGGCCACACCGTCGATATCGCCGACGGGACCATGCCGCCGCTGATGCGGGCGGGATTGCTGATCGCCGACGACCTGGCCGTTCTCACCAGGCATGACGGCCATTGGCATCTTTCCGCCGGCTTCATCGCTTTCCCCTCCTCCTGGTCGCTGGCCGAGAAGGCCGGGCGGCCGATGGACGAGGTCCATGCGGACGTGCCGGGCTTTCAGGGCGGCACAAGAAATGCGGCGATGGTCACGCGCATTTTCGACAACCTGAAGCCCGACCTTCCGGCCGAGCGGTTCAACTGGTCCTTCAAGGGCTCGAATGCGCTGGCGATGCCGGTCTCCAAGCATCTGCCGGAAGACCCGTTCCGGCCGGTCCGCCCGATCGGCGACAATGTCCTGCGCGTCGAGCGCCAGACGCTGCGTCGTCTGCCGGAAACCGGCGCCATCCTCTTCACAATCAAGATCCACGCCGATCCGCTGGCCATGGTCCGGCGCCATCCCGAGAACCGTGCGATCGCCGCAGCCATGCTGAAGCAGCTTGACGGACTGACGGCGGAGGAGCGCGCCTACAAGGGCATGAAAGATGCCGATATCGACGCGCTTTCGGCTTATCTGCGGGAAGTTTTGAACTGA
- a CDS encoding aminodeoxychorismate synthase component I: MTRAVFRDDLAGRMLTFSQPHALILATDPEDVAQGFVRMEEARAGGHWLAGYVSYEAGLLLDPAFSGLSPGKTEIPYLCFGVFDPPEETGLPASCSATPFLSDLEPAWDFATYRERFEPLHAHLRAGDCYQGNLTFPVKARWQGDPLAAFHAYAERQPVRYGAYLDLAGPRILSRSPELFFEVGSDGFIETRPMKGTAPRGATAEEDEAIIAAMLDDEKTLAENCMIVDLLRNDISRIAEPGSVHVPKLFDIETYPTLHQMVSHVRARLCAGTDIGSIFAALFPCGSITGAPKISAMRILRSLEDGPRGAYCGAIGHIAPDGAMRFNVAIRTITLFDDGRAVFNVGGGIVLDSTARAEYDEALLKARFAGDLCAVPAG; encoded by the coding sequence ATGACGCGCGCCGTTTTCCGGGACGACCTCGCCGGCCGCATGCTCACATTTTCGCAGCCGCATGCGCTGATCCTGGCGACCGACCCGGAAGACGTGGCGCAGGGCTTTGTCCGCATGGAGGAAGCACGGGCCGGGGGGCACTGGCTCGCCGGCTATGTTTCCTATGAGGCGGGGCTTCTCCTGGACCCCGCCTTTTCAGGCCTTTCACCTGGCAAAACCGAGATCCCCTATCTCTGCTTCGGCGTTTTCGATCCCCCGGAAGAGACCGGACTTCCCGCGTCGTGCTCCGCGACGCCCTTTCTGTCCGATCTCGAACCCGCCTGGGATTTCGCCACCTATCGCGAACGTTTCGAACCGCTGCACGCCCATCTGAGGGCGGGCGACTGCTATCAGGGCAACCTAACCTTTCCGGTCAAAGCCCGCTGGCAGGGCGATCCGCTTGCCGCCTTCCACGCCTATGCGGAACGCCAGCCGGTGCGCTACGGCGCCTATCTCGACCTTGCCGGTCCGCGCATCCTCTCGCGCTCGCCGGAGCTCTTCTTCGAGGTCGGCAGCGACGGCTTTATCGAAACCCGCCCGATGAAGGGGACGGCGCCGCGCGGTGCAACGGCAGAAGAGGACGAAGCGATCATCGCGGCGATGCTGGACGACGAAAAGACGCTTGCGGAAAACTGCATGATCGTCGACCTTCTGCGCAACGACATCTCCCGCATCGCCGAACCCGGCAGCGTCCACGTGCCGAAGCTCTTCGACATCGAGACCTACCCCACGCTCCACCAGATGGTGAGCCACGTTCGGGCAAGGCTTTGCGCCGGCACCGATATCGGGTCGATCTTTGCCGCGCTCTTTCCCTGCGGCTCGATAACCGGCGCGCCGAAGATTTCGGCGATGAGGATATTGCGCAGCCTGGAGGATGGGCCGCGCGGGGCCTATTGCGGGGCGATCGGCCATATTGCGCCCGACGGCGCGATGCGCTTCAATGTCGCCATCCGCACGATCACGCTCTTTGATGACGGACGGGCGGTTTTCAATGTCGGCGGCGGCATCGTGCTTGATTCCACCGCGCGCGCCGAATATGACGAAGCCCTGCTGAAAGCCCGTTTTGCCGGCGACCTGTGCGCTGTTCCGGCCGGTTGA
- a CDS encoding M23 family metallopeptidase, whose product MREKKNPARSFGRGTPIVVDGKTPPARRDVSIRWLAGACLTGLTSTALMAIALSAAVDGRERLAAPASAFAKTAAAGIDDTAVRGDRLIPTTVIAKPSNRRVLQVPTAVRQGDRDVIHYEPFSEVRMALAANYGKTPDYPAFDPFEVFSTTERAGPRVRAVDVIYDTDVEGEVELKFTPFPATKPPLPFAAGLSTDEIEETILANETMLQNSVGDLSMLSYVDPDRFEPEQIMLPLKPAMAAQIVDENVSVSALQSVFTQDFNDDILPVRQQVEVEAFLVAAGYPAPLAAELGRLIEEGSGSPMLKAGDILRIGLMRMGRNMRVVRLSLYRGGEHVMTTALNDKGRFVEGVEPPMSEAVANASADETDLLLGTTQKPVRVYDGIFRAMLTYGLTKDMAGQLINLLASKVDLQSMASPDDQLELFFSDADPDGKATATSELFYIDAKIGDEAIRLYRFADPKTGAVDFYDANGRSIRRFLLRNPVPNGKFTSGFGMRRHPVLKYARMHSGVDWAARTGTPIIAAGDGIVEKAGWSSSGYGNQTIIRHANGYETSYNHQSKIAPGVKEGARVKQGQVIGYVGATGLVTGPHLHYELLVNGTKVDPMKIRFPNSDALAGENLARFESERKRIDALLGNEGATQVASNRSN is encoded by the coding sequence ATGAGAGAAAAGAAAAACCCTGCGCGCTCGTTCGGCAGAGGCACGCCGATTGTCGTGGACGGCAAGACGCCGCCGGCACGGCGCGACGTCTCGATCCGCTGGCTCGCCGGAGCCTGCCTGACGGGGCTGACAAGCACCGCGCTGATGGCGATCGCCCTTTCCGCGGCCGTCGATGGACGCGAACGGCTCGCCGCGCCGGCTTCCGCCTTTGCCAAGACGGCCGCCGCCGGGATCGACGACACGGCCGTCAGAGGCGACCGCCTGATCCCGACCACGGTGATCGCCAAGCCGTCCAACCGCCGCGTCCTGCAGGTGCCGACGGCGGTGCGCCAGGGTGATCGCGACGTCATTCACTACGAGCCCTTTTCGGAAGTGCGGATGGCGCTCGCGGCCAATTACGGCAAGACGCCCGACTACCCCGCCTTCGATCCCTTCGAGGTCTTCTCGACCACCGAACGGGCCGGACCACGCGTACGGGCCGTCGACGTGATCTACGATACCGATGTCGAGGGCGAGGTCGAGCTCAAGTTCACGCCCTTCCCGGCAACCAAGCCGCCCCTGCCCTTTGCCGCCGGCCTTTCCACCGACGAGATCGAGGAAACGATTCTCGCAAACGAGACGATGCTGCAGAACAGCGTCGGCGATCTGTCGATGCTCAGCTATGTCGATCCCGATCGCTTCGAGCCCGAGCAGATCATGCTTCCGCTCAAGCCGGCGATGGCGGCCCAGATCGTCGACGAGAATGTCTCGGTAAGCGCGCTGCAGTCCGTCTTCACCCAGGATTTCAACGATGATATCCTGCCGGTTCGCCAGCAGGTCGAGGTCGAGGCCTTTCTGGTGGCCGCCGGCTATCCCGCGCCGCTCGCCGCCGAACTCGGCCGCCTGATCGAGGAAGGCTCCGGCTCGCCGATGCTGAAGGCCGGAGACATTCTGCGCATCGGCCTCATGCGGATGGGCCGCAATATGCGCGTGGTCCGGCTCAGCCTCTATCGCGGCGGCGAACATGTGATGACCACGGCGCTCAACGACAAGGGACGTTTCGTCGAGGGCGTCGAACCACCGATGAGCGAGGCCGTCGCCAACGCGTCTGCCGACGAGACCGATCTGCTGCTCGGCACCACGCAGAAGCCGGTGCGGGTCTATGACGGCATTTTCCGCGCCATGCTGACCTACGGTTTGACCAAGGACATGGCCGGTCAACTGATCAATCTTCTGGCGAGCAAGGTCGACCTGCAGTCCATGGCTTCGCCGGACGACCAGCTTGAGCTGTTCTTCTCCGATGCCGATCCGGACGGCAAGGCGACGGCCACGTCCGAACTGTTCTATATCGACGCGAAGATCGGCGACGAGGCCATCAGGCTCTATCGCTTCGCCGACCCGAAGACCGGCGCCGTCGATTTCTATGATGCGAACGGCCGCAGCATCCGCCGCTTCCTCTTGCGCAATCCCGTACCCAACGGCAAGTTCACCTCCGGTTTCGGCATGCGCCGGCATCCGGTTTTGAAATACGCCCGCATGCATAGCGGCGTGGACTGGGCGGCGCGAACCGGTACGCCGATCATTGCGGCCGGCGACGGCATCGTCGAAAAGGCCGGCTGGTCGTCCTCCGGATACGGCAACCAGACCATCATCCGTCACGCCAATGGCTACGAGACCTCCTACAACCACCAGAGCAAGATCGCCCCGGGCGTCAAGGAGGGCGCGCGCGTCAAGCAGGGACAGGTCATCGGCTATGTCGGTGCCACCGGTCTCGTCACCGGTCCCCATCTGCACTATGAGCTCCTGGTCAACGGCACCAAGGTCGATCCGATGAAGATCCGCTTCCCGAATTCCGACGCGCTGGCGGGCGAGAATCTTGCCCGCTTCGAATCCGAACGCAAGCGGATCGACGCGTTGCTCGGCAATGAGGGCGCAACGCAGGTCGCTTCCAACAGGAGCAATTGA
- a CDS encoding DUF882 domain-containing protein has protein sequence MCDRPSSIFLQRTIAVLALLAAMFCVFGVTEAQAETRTLKLYYIHTGEKAEITFKRNGRYDKKGLEQLNWFLRDWRRKEPTTMNPRLFDLVWEVYQQVGAKDYINVVSAYRSPETNAMLRKTSSGVAKKSQHMLGNAMDFFIPGVPLDKLRATAMKLQRGGVGYYPRSGSPFVHLDVASVRAWPRMSRSQLVALFPEGHTLHLPADGKPLPGYQDALAEYKAKGSVSGSEPVRVASADDGDEDERPNLLSMLFNRNNSGNDDTAGSNRQQRAAATPSRQSAPQQTAPQQRPVDILTAAVSFDNLDIPLPLSRPGADNADLGTPLATALVDPNPPEAEPALAIAANIPVPQSRPSSLGAAEGMSVSDVLVAEAASPVEQAPVEVASLGDGSSFEQGRFGFMDGEVPVPSPRMSYAGLDQGAPITPEQLQAAGRARTAVPEPAQNPRKTAQSELARKLSAMGDTTELAYNEDNDFRLLFRPTLARINATAPEAPTKGARPGTILPGNAGSAAVSGDAAGISAEGYQSASIASTKSSGTGPKSIVDYFDQERF, from the coding sequence TTGTGTGACCGTCCATCAAGCATATTCCTGCAACGGACAATTGCCGTTCTGGCGTTGCTTGCGGCCATGTTCTGCGTGTTTGGCGTGACCGAGGCGCAGGCCGAAACCCGAACCCTGAAGCTTTATTACATCCATACAGGCGAAAAGGCGGAGATCACCTTCAAGCGCAACGGACGCTATGACAAGAAGGGGCTCGAGCAGCTGAACTGGTTCCTGCGCGACTGGCGGCGCAAGGAGCCGACCACCATGAACCCGCGGCTGTTTGATTTGGTCTGGGAGGTCTACCAGCAGGTCGGCGCCAAGGACTACATCAACGTCGTCTCGGCCTATCGTTCGCCCGAAACCAATGCGATGCTGCGCAAGACATCGTCCGGCGTTGCCAAGAAATCGCAGCACATGCTCGGCAATGCGATGGATTTCTTCATCCCCGGCGTGCCGCTCGACAAGCTGCGCGCGACCGCGATGAAGTTGCAGCGCGGCGGCGTTGGCTATTATCCGCGTTCCGGGTCGCCTTTCGTGCATCTTGACGTGGCAAGCGTGCGGGCCTGGCCGCGCATGAGTCGCAGCCAGCTCGTGGCGCTCTTCCCCGAGGGGCATACGCTGCATCTGCCCGCTGACGGCAAGCCATTGCCCGGCTATCAGGACGCGCTCGCGGAATACAAGGCCAAGGGCAGCGTTTCCGGTTCCGAACCCGTCCGCGTCGCCAGTGCTGACGATGGCGACGAGGATGAACGTCCGAATCTGCTTTCGATGCTGTTCAATCGCAACAATTCCGGCAATGATGACACTGCAGGGAGCAACCGCCAGCAGCGCGCCGCAGCGACGCCGTCACGCCAGAGCGCGCCGCAGCAGACGGCGCCCCAGCAGCGGCCGGTCGACATCCTGACGGCGGCCGTCAGCTTCGACAATCTCGACATTCCGCTGCCGCTTTCCCGTCCCGGCGCCGACAATGCCGATCTCGGCACGCCGCTTGCCACCGCGCTGGTCGATCCCAATCCGCCTGAAGCGGAGCCGGCGCTGGCGATCGCTGCCAATATTCCGGTGCCGCAGTCGCGGCCATCCTCGCTCGGCGCGGCAGAGGGCATGTCGGTTTCCGACGTGCTGGTGGCCGAAGCCGCTTCGCCCGTCGAGCAGGCCCCTGTAGAAGTCGCCTCCCTCGGCGACGGTTCGTCTTTCGAACAGGGTCGCTTCGGCTTCATGGATGGCGAGGTTCCCGTGCCGAGCCCGCGTATGAGCTATGCCGGACTGGATCAGGGCGCGCCGATAACGCCCGAGCAGTTGCAGGCGGCCGGCCGCGCCAGGACTGCCGTTCCGGAGCCGGCTCAAAATCCGCGCAAGACGGCCCAGAGCGAGCTTGCCCGCAAGCTTTCGGCCATGGGTGATACGACGGAGCTTGCCTACAACGAGGACAATGACTTCCGCCTCCTATTCCGCCCGACGCTGGCGCGAATCAATGCCACCGCGCCGGAAGCGCCGACCAAGGGCGCCCGCCCAGGGACGATCCTGCCCGGCAATGCCGGGTCGGCCGCCGTATCGGGCGACGCAGCAGGTATTTCTGCTGAAGGCTATCAATCCGCAAGTATTGCAAGTACAAAGTCGAGTGGAACCGGTCCGAAGTCGATTGTTGACTATTTTGATCAGGAAAGATTTTAG
- a CDS encoding M3 family oligoendopeptidase, which produces MFNASFPRAPAGSPARATKSGDEALGNLPEWDLSHLYPGPSSPEFNNAFDEAAKKARSFSARWKGKLAEAAERSGEDGLGAAIETYEALGDTLGRLGSFAGLSYYANAADPALRKLYGDTSARITEIYADLLFFELELNRLDEETIDRAFEADDRFAHYRPWVLDLRLEKPHQLDDRIEQLFMEKSTTGGQAFNRLFDQTMDRMRFTVDGEDMPLEKTLNLLSDTKEPVRRKAAEALAATFKDNLPTFSLIMNTVAKDTEINSRWHAFEDIADSRHLSNRVEREVVDALSEAVRQSYPRLSHRYYAMKAKWLGMEQMNYWDRNAPLPDTAERVIPWDEARDTVLSAYGAFSPEMAGIARRFFDENWIDAPIRAGKRTGAFAHPTVPSAHPYVLVNYLGKPRDVMTLAHELGHGVHQVLAAKQGALMCSTPLTLAETASVFGEMLTFRALLSQTTDTAKRKAMLAQKVEDMINTVVRQIAFYQFERKVHTARREGELTEDQINAMWMSVQAESLGPAIRLADGYETYWSYVPHFIHSPFYVYAYAFGDCLVNSLYAVYQNAESGFQDKYFEMLTAGGTKHHSELLKPFGLDASDPTFWGKGLSMIEGLIDELEALDKE; this is translated from the coding sequence ATGTTCAACGCTTCATTTCCGCGCGCACCCGCCGGCAGCCCCGCCCGGGCGACGAAGTCCGGCGACGAGGCCCTGGGCAACCTGCCCGAATGGGATCTCTCCCATCTTTATCCCGGCCCTTCCTCGCCCGAGTTCAACAACGCCTTCGATGAGGCCGCGAAGAAGGCAAGGTCATTTTCGGCCCGGTGGAAGGGCAAGCTAGCCGAGGCGGCGGAGAGAAGCGGCGAAGACGGTCTCGGCGCCGCCATCGAGACCTATGAGGCGCTGGGCGACACACTGGGACGGCTCGGCTCCTTTGCCGGTCTCTCCTATTATGCCAATGCCGCCGATCCGGCCCTGCGCAAGCTTTATGGCGACACCTCGGCGCGGATCACCGAGATTTACGCCGATCTCCTGTTCTTCGAACTCGAATTGAACCGCCTCGACGAAGAAACGATCGACAGGGCGTTCGAGGCTGACGATCGCTTTGCCCATTACCGCCCGTGGGTGCTCGATCTCCGCCTAGAGAAGCCGCACCAGCTCGATGACCGGATCGAACAGCTGTTCATGGAGAAATCGACGACCGGCGGCCAGGCCTTCAACCGCCTGTTCGACCAAACAATGGACCGCATGCGCTTTACCGTCGACGGCGAGGACATGCCGCTGGAAAAGACGCTCAACCTTTTGAGCGATACAAAGGAACCGGTCCGCCGCAAGGCCGCGGAAGCCCTGGCCGCGACCTTCAAGGACAATCTGCCGACATTCTCTTTGATCATGAACACGGTGGCCAAGGACACCGAGATCAACAGCCGCTGGCACGCCTTCGAGGATATCGCGGACAGCCGGCATCTCTCCAACCGGGTCGAGCGCGAGGTTGTCGATGCGCTGTCCGAGGCGGTGCGCCAGTCCTATCCGCGCCTGTCCCATCGCTATTACGCGATGAAGGCGAAATGGCTCGGCATGGAGCAGATGAACTACTGGGATCGCAACGCCCCGCTGCCCGACACCGCCGAGCGGGTGATCCCGTGGGACGAGGCCCGGGACACGGTGCTTTCGGCCTATGGCGCGTTTTCGCCTGAAATGGCCGGCATTGCCCGCCGCTTCTTTGACGAGAACTGGATCGACGCGCCGATCCGTGCCGGAAAACGCACCGGCGCCTTCGCGCACCCGACCGTGCCTTCCGCCCATCCTTATGTTCTGGTCAATTACCTGGGCAAACCGCGCGACGTGATGACGCTTGCCCACGAACTCGGCCACGGCGTGCACCAGGTTCTGGCGGCAAAACAGGGGGCGCTGATGTGCTCGACGCCCTTGACGCTGGCCGAAACCGCCTCCGTCTTCGGCGAAATGCTGACCTTCCGCGCGCTGCTTTCGCAGACGACCGACACGGCAAAGCGCAAGGCGATGCTCGCCCAGAAGGTGGAGGACATGATCAACACGGTCGTGCGCCAGATTGCCTTCTACCAGTTCGAGCGCAAGGTCCACACGGCGCGGCGCGAGGGCGAGCTGACCGAAGACCAGATCAACGCAATGTGGATGTCGGTACAGGCCGAAAGCCTCGGGCCGGCGATCAGGCTTGCCGATGGCTATGAGACCTATTGGAGCTATGTGCCCCACTTCATCCATTCGCCATTCTACGTCTATGCCTATGCCTTCGGCGATTGCCTGGTGAACTCGCTCTACGCCGTCTACCAGAATGCCGAAAGCGGCTTTCAGGACAAGTATTTCGAGATGCTGACCGCCGGCGGCACCAAGCATCACTCGGAACTGCTGAAGCCCTTCGGACTCGATGCGTCGGACCCGACCTTCTGGGGCAAGGGGCTGTCGATGATCGAGGGCCTGATCGACGAACTCGAAGCGCTCGACAAGGAATAG
- a CDS encoding helix-turn-helix transcriptional regulator, with the protein MSTSDPFVAIADPNRRHLLMALRREPKTVTELSEGLPISRPAVSQHLKALLDSKLVRVTPVGTKRFYAINPEGFSALNGWIRQF; encoded by the coding sequence ATGAGCACATCTGACCCTTTCGTCGCTATTGCCGACCCCAATCGTCGCCATCTCCTGATGGCCTTGAGGCGTGAGCCGAAAACGGTGACCGAGCTTTCGGAGGGGTTGCCGATCAGTCGTCCTGCCGTCTCGCAGCATCTCAAGGCCCTCTTGGACAGCAAGCTCGTGCGCGTCACGCCGGTCGGTACGAAACGGTTCTATGCCATCAATCCGGAAGGTTTCTCCGCGCTGAACGGCTGGATTCGTCAGTTCTGA
- a CDS encoding homospermidine synthase, translating to MLQEYPIHAEITGPIVMIGFGSIGRGALPLIERHFNFDKSRMVIIDPNDAHANIAANHGVRFIHAAVTRDNYEELLEPLLTEGDGQGFCVNLSVDTSSLDLMKLCRSLGVLYIDTVIEPWLGFYFDKNADNASRTNYALRETVRKEKRKTPGGTTAVSCCGANPGMVSWFVKQALVNLARDTGMNFVEPMADDREGWAQLMKDAGVKGIHIAERDTQRSKFLRPQGTFWNTWSVEGFVAEGMQPAELGWGTHEKWMPKNAKKHKKGCKASIYIEQPGANTRVRSWCPTPGPQYGFLVTHNESVSIADYFTVRNDSDKVSYRPTCHYAYHPADVAVLSLDEMFGNGGNPQAESLVLEEADILTGIDELGVLLYGHDKNAYWFGSRLSIEETRDLVPYQNATALQVTSAVLAGMVWALENPEAGIVEADEMDYRRCLEIQMPYLGPVEGHYTDWTPLSDRQTFFEERKDEKDPWQFKNILVQF from the coding sequence ATGCTTCAGGAATACCCGATCCACGCCGAAATCACCGGACCCATTGTCATGATCGGTTTCGGGTCCATCGGGAGAGGCGCCCTGCCGCTGATCGAACGGCACTTCAATTTCGACAAGTCGCGCATGGTCATCATCGATCCGAATGACGCCCATGCCAATATCGCGGCAAACCACGGGGTCCGCTTCATCCACGCTGCCGTGACCAGGGACAATTACGAGGAATTGCTGGAACCGCTTCTGACCGAGGGCGATGGTCAGGGCTTCTGCGTCAACCTTTCCGTCGACACCTCCTCGCTCGACCTGATGAAGCTGTGCCGCTCGCTCGGCGTGCTCTATATCGACACGGTGATCGAACCCTGGCTCGGTTTCTATTTCGACAAGAACGCCGACAATGCCTCGCGCACCAACTACGCCCTGCGCGAAACCGTGCGCAAGGAAAAGCGCAAGACCCCCGGCGGCACCACCGCCGTTTCCTGCTGTGGCGCCAATCCGGGCATGGTCTCCTGGTTCGTCAAGCAGGCGCTGGTCAACCTTGCCCGCGACACAGGAATGAACTTCGTTGAACCTATGGCAGATGACCGCGAGGGCTGGGCGCAGCTGATGAAGGATGCCGGCGTCAAGGGCATCCACATCGCCGAGCGTGACACCCAGCGCTCCAAATTCCTGCGTCCGCAGGGAACCTTCTGGAATACATGGTCCGTCGAGGGGTTCGTCGCCGAGGGCATGCAGCCCGCCGAACTCGGCTGGGGCACCCACGAAAAATGGATGCCGAAGAACGCCAAGAAGCACAAAAAGGGCTGCAAGGCCTCGATCTATATCGAGCAGCCCGGGGCCAATACGCGGGTGAGAAGCTGGTGCCCGACGCCCGGGCCCCAATATGGCTTTCTCGTCACCCACAATGAATCCGTCTCGATCGCGGATTATTTCACCGTCAGGAACGACAGCGACAAGGTCTCCTACCGGCCGACCTGCCACTATGCCTACCACCCGGCCGACGTGGCCGTGCTCTCGCTGGACGAGATGTTCGGCAATGGCGGCAACCCGCAGGCGGAAAGCCTGGTGCTGGAGGAGGCCGATATCCTGACCGGCATAGACGAGCTCGGCGTGCTGCTCTACGGCCACGACAAGAACGCCTACTGGTTCGGTTCAAGACTTTCGATCGAGGAAACGCGCGACCTGGTGCCCTACCAGAACGCGACCGCGCTTCAGGTCACCTCCGCCGTTCTGGCCGGCATGGTCTGGGCGCTGGAAAACCCGGAAGCGGGCATCGTCGAGGCCGACGAGATGGATTATCGCCGCTGCCTGGAAATCCAGATGCCCTATCTCGGCCCGGTCGAAGGCCACTATACCGACTGGACGCCGCTCTCCGACCGCCAGACCTTCTTCGAGGAACGCAAGGACGAGAAGGATCCCTGGCAGTTCAAGAACATCCTGGTGCAGTTCTGA